The DNA sequence AATAGAAGAAGATTCTCTTCTGCAGATAGTGAAACTTATGATCAACCTGAAGAAGATTTTTACAGATCTCGCAGAACGGCACGACCAGCTATACCTGAACAAGCAGCAAGCAGAAGAATTCGTCCTCAAAGGGAATCTTTAAATCAAGATTCAGTGCAATCTAGAAGGATGGCACGATTTAGAAATGAAGACGATCAACAAGGTAAAAGATCAAATTTTGGCGATAGAAGAAGTTTTCGACAAGATCAACGAAGAGGGAGTCGACCTTCCCCTGCTACGGAAAACTCTATTAATCGACGAGGAAGGTCAAGTCAGTCAATCAACGCTCGGGAAGAAAATAAAACTAATCGAGAAATCGATTCTGTACGCAGGTATAGAGAGCCTCAAGGCGCTCCAATTAATAGAAATGCTGAAGATGCTGCGTTTTCTTCACAAGACAGACGAGGAAAACGAAGGTCAGATAAACCAAAAGAAAGACCAGAATCCTCATCAAGAGGCTCAGCAAGTTTTTCTAATGACGAAATGAGGAGGAGGAGGCCATCCAGATCTTCTTTTGAAACCTCTAATAAGCCAAGAGATAATAGTTCTAGATTTGATGACTAAATAGTTAGTGATTCATTCTTAGTAGGCAAGCATTAGGAAACAAAACCAGCCCATTGAAGAAAATTTGTTCTGCTGATTATCTCGATTAATAAAATTGCAAGAAAGCCAACCATTGCAAACCTTCCATTTGCTCTTTCAGCATATTCACTCCAACCAAATGAGGGAACATCTGTAGACGATGCACTTCTTAGAGGTTGAGTTTCATTGGGGGAATCCTTTGGGGATTCAGTATTTTCCAACGAACTGTCTTCTTCTTTGAAGTTTGAACTGTTTACTGGCATAGAACTAGCTTTTTAGGATTGAGATAATTCATAGGTGGCTGCAGGAATCAATCGCCAACTTCCATCTCCAATAATCTCAAGAACAGAGTCGTGATAGTCAATAAGTGTTGGTCTGTGACCAACACTTATACAAGATAAATCTCTTTTCTTAAGTAATTGATACAGATGCTTTTCTGTTTTTACATCTAATGCACTTGTTGCTTCATCTAAAACAACAAATTTTGGTGAGTTAAGCAATAGCCTTCCAAAAGCAAGTCTTTGCTGTTCTCCTAATGAGAGAAGCCTTGGCCAATCTTGTTTAACATCAAGGTCAGGATATCTTTCCAGCAATGAAGGCAGTTTTACTTCTTCAAGAACTGCTCTGAGATGATCATCGCTAAACCGATTCTTATCTAATGGATAGCAAAGTTGCTCTCTGAGTGAACCGAGAGTCATATATGGCTTTTGAGGAATAAATAGTAATTCACCTCTCTTGGGGGAACTGACTCGACCTTTTTGTGATGACCATAAACCACTTATTACTCGTAATAAAGATGTTTTTCCACAGCCTGAAGGCCCTGTTACTAGAAGATTTTGCTTTGCTTCAATAGTAAGGTCTAAGTTTTTAATTAATATATTATCTTTGAAGGGAGTTTTGACATTCACTTTGTTCAGTACAATTGATTCACTATCTTTTACTTCTGCTACAAAATCTTTATACTGCTCATTATCTATTTCGCTCATATTTGTTTGAAAACCTTCCAAACGACCAATAGATGCTGAGAACCTTGCTAAAGTATCAATTTTATAAATTATAAAAAATAGAGATCCTTCAAGAAGTTGATAATTCACTCGTGCTTGAGTGAATTGCCCAAAATCCATTTGTCCGGTCAAAATAGGCACAGCTAAAATAATATAAGGTATGAAAACACTTCCATATATTCCTGATCGTTGAAGTACTCTTATCATTGCGGACCATATAATCAGCAGATTAAAATTCTTAACTACTGTTCCTAATCTCCTTTGAACTTCTTTCGATTCTTGCTCTTCTCCAGAATAAAATGCTATTGATTCTGAATTATTACGTATATGAACTAATCCATAACGGAAATCTGCCTCGTATCTAAGTTGATCATAGTTTAGTCTAAACAATTTTTTACTAGCAAAAACCAATAAAAAGGTAATTACTCCAGCATATATAATTAAAGCTATTGTTAACTCCTTACTAATACTTAATAGTATCAATATATTTAATGAGAATGTTAATATTGAGTCGAATATATTTAATGATAAATCTAGAGCTTGATTGGTAAAATCTTTGGTATCCTCAGTGATCCTTTGATCAGGATTATCAACATCAGTATCCTGCTCTTCGTTTGGATTGAGAATGTAATAGGTTTGATCTTTTAAATAGTCATTAATTAAGCTTTTAGATAGCCATTCTCTCCAAAGTAGCTGTAGCTTCTCAGTAAGATAAAATTGTAAACTTCTTATAGGTAATGCAGTGATAAAACATATTCCAAGTATCCAAAGATTACGATAACTTGCGCTCTTGTCCTTTGCAATCAAAGCGTTAGTTATATCTCGAACAAGAAAAGTTATCCCAGCATTAATACCATTTACTGAAAGCAGCATTAATATAATGCAGCCAAGAATCAACCATGGAACCCATCTTTTTTGGCGGAATTGTGCCCTAAAGGTAATAAAACAGGCAACCCCTAAACAGAATAGTCCTGTGATTGAAAAGCCTAACTTGCCATCCCAAATCTTTTGCAATGAATCTTGAACTCCACCCAAGTATTGATTAGTTAAGTCTTGAGATGAGCTTGAAAGAAGGCTCATCAAACCCGTCAGTAGAAATAAAACTGTTCCTGCAACGCAAAAGAGCATTGCGAGAAGCATCAGTATGAACAACCATCCGTTTGATTCTGTATATGGAAGAAAATATGGCTGAGTGAGTTTTCTTAGCTTTCTGAGCTGGCTAAAAAGGTCTTTTTGAATATTTGAGATTGTGGGTGCCATGGAATATTTTTGGATTTATTTAAGTCAAATTGCTTGGGAATTCTTACTCGTGATAGGAATCAAGAAATTTAATGGAGGATTATCTAGTAATTATATGATTTCTTGGTTAATCAATTTTTCCCACTTGTTTGGGATTTAGATTTCCTCAATTCACTTTTTGAGATCCACCTTAGTTTTTTGGCGCAGCCTTCATCAGACAAGAATGATCTAACAAGGAAATTCTTAGGCTTTTAGAAATAACTAGAAACTTATTTGGTAAAACTACTTTAGCCTGGAGGCCAGGTTAAAGTACGACCTCCAATAACATGTATATGCAAATGAAAGACAGTCTGACCCGCTTCAGCCCCCGTATTTATAACGGTTCTCCAATTACTTAACCCTTCTTTGATAGCAACTTTTTTTGCAACCAAAAGTAAATGGCCTAGTAGGTTTGAGTCTTCCTTTTGCGCTTCCATAAGACTGGGTAATGATTTTCTTGGAATTACCAGAATATGAACTGGAGCAGCTGGTTGAATATCACGGAAAGCTAGACAGAGTGAATCGCTATAAACTTCATCGCAGGGGATTTCTCCCCGAAGAATGCGATGAAAAATTGTTTCTTCGGTCATTACATCTATTAGAACAGACTGACTTTTTCAGATTAATGAGCTTTTAAAGGCTTTTCTGAATAAGGTTGGGGTCCTATTGAAGGTGGTAAATTATTTTTGGCACTGGGACTGCCTAAGGTAAATTCGAGTGCTTCGGCTAACCAATACCTTAGATTTTGTAGGGATTTAGACATGAGCTAGTAATCCAACTACTTTCAGTTTGTATATACCTAAGAAATCTTCAAAGAGTAATTTCACTCTATTTTTAAAAATTTAAATTATTTGTTAATACTTTTCGCTAGTAGCAAACTTCCCAAGAGACATCAAAGTAACTCTTATCGACTTCTTTTCCTTTGGATTTGC is a window from the Prochlorococcus marinus str. MIT 9211 genome containing:
- a CDS encoding histidine triad nucleotide-binding protein — encoded protein: MTEETIFHRILRGEIPCDEVYSDSLCLAFRDIQPAAPVHILVIPRKSLPSLMEAQKEDSNLLGHLLLVAKKVAIKEGLSNWRTVINTGAEAGQTVFHLHIHVIGGRTLTWPPG
- a CDS encoding ABC transporter ATP-binding protein/permease, translating into MAPTISNIQKDLFSQLRKLRKLTQPYFLPYTESNGWLFILMLLAMLFCVAGTVLFLLTGLMSLLSSSSQDLTNQYLGGVQDSLQKIWDGKLGFSITGLFCLGVACFITFRAQFRQKRWVPWLILGCIILMLLSVNGINAGITFLVRDITNALIAKDKSASYRNLWILGICFITALPIRSLQFYLTEKLQLLWREWLSKSLINDYLKDQTYYILNPNEEQDTDVDNPDQRITEDTKDFTNQALDLSLNIFDSILTFSLNILILLSISKELTIALIIYAGVITFLLVFASKKLFRLNYDQLRYEADFRYGLVHIRNNSESIAFYSGEEQESKEVQRRLGTVVKNFNLLIIWSAMIRVLQRSGIYGSVFIPYIILAVPILTGQMDFGQFTQARVNYQLLEGSLFFIIYKIDTLARFSASIGRLEGFQTNMSEIDNEQYKDFVAEVKDSESIVLNKVNVKTPFKDNILIKNLDLTIEAKQNLLVTGPSGCGKTSLLRVISGLWSSQKGRVSSPKRGELLFIPQKPYMTLGSLREQLCYPLDKNRFSDDHLRAVLEEVKLPSLLERYPDLDVKQDWPRLLSLGEQQRLAFGRLLLNSPKFVVLDEATSALDVKTEKHLYQLLKKRDLSCISVGHRPTLIDYHDSVLEIIGDGSWRLIPAATYELSQS
- a CDS encoding Ycf66 family protein, with product MVNASLNWASIVGIVLAVSGAGLYFLRSFKPALARDYDVFFAAIGLLCGGILFFQGWRLDPILQFGQFLLAGTTVFFAYESVRLRGVATDQARRSSFFDDEFDAPPMPNRGFRGPDENDFDQFQDPPTNRRRFSSADSETYDQPEEDFYRSRRTARPAIPEQAASRRIRPQRESLNQDSVQSRRMARFRNEDDQQGKRSNFGDRRSFRQDQRRGSRPSPATENSINRRGRSSQSINAREENKTNREIDSVRRYREPQGAPINRNAEDAAFSSQDRRGKRRSDKPKERPESSSRGSASFSNDEMRRRRPSRSSFETSNKPRDNSSRFDD
- a CDS encoding chlorophyll a/b-binding protein: MPVNSSNFKEEDSSLENTESPKDSPNETQPLRSASSTDVPSFGWSEYAERANGRFAMVGFLAILLIEIISRTNFLQWAGFVS